One window of Magallana gigas chromosome 2, xbMagGiga1.1, whole genome shotgun sequence genomic DNA carries:
- the LOC105346320 gene encoding cell adhesion molecule-related/down-regulated by oncogenes — protein MAEYGKIIVRQRILTLFICCLLVRNYCKAGTVTTKSTLTARIGFHPTDFECTYTVDADENVHAGDISWQIENTTGSENFETLAEFSPPDAHGKHNQFASTATGSDFKSRSVLYDVVNSGVNTFTAVFRLNEIRCEDEGNYRCVVGFSTSSGSYTKSSNVSLMVTVPAEKPYRAPVPLPDVIEEGTKVQFSCTANVGKPPGNIKWWRFKPNKAVPDHLGELSTTPTMVEDVCVYNLTSSILAYTMSRNDDQSVFRCSVSNDLVKADKDYDNPHEDTKTIRVLYKVGSPIIEVTPNKTEFTAGSFVILSCNANGYPSPLIDNHINYLLWTFTPHGKSDDVILISNNGLLSLENLQHKDSGRYTCTAHNGFNGKTFSSSNHVDLSIHPGKTENQSNVC, from the exons ATGGCAGAGTATGGTAAAATCATCGTTCGCCAGAGAATCCTCACTCTTTTTATTTGTTGTCTTCTTGTCCGTAATT ATTGTAAAGCAGGAACAGTTACCACCAAGTCAACCCTCACGGCGAGGATAGGATTTCATCCGACAGATTTTGAGTGCACATACACGGTAGATGCCGATGAAAACGTCCACGCAGGGGACATTTCCTGGCAGATAGAAAATACGACCGGGAGCGAGAACTTTGAAACATTGGCGGAGTTTTCTCCTCCAGACGCTCATGGAAAACACAACCAGTTTGCCAGCACAGCAACTGGTTCTGACTTTAAATCCCGATCTGTACTCTACGACGTGGTGAACAGTGGTGTGAACACGTTTACCGCGGTGTTTAGACTGAACGAAATAAGGTGTGAAGACGAAGGGAATTACAGATGCGTGGTCGGGTTCTCTACTTCATCGGGATCGTACACTAAATCTTCAAATGTTTCACTAATGGTTACAG TTCCCGCTGAAAAACCGTATCGCGCACCGGTGCCTTTACCGGACGTTATCGAAGAAGGTACAAAGGTACAGTTTTCCTGTACAGCCAACGTAGGGAAGCCTCCAGGAAATATCAAATGGTGGCGCTTCAAACCCAACAAAGCCGTACCGGACCATCTAGGGGAGCTGAGTACTACACCTACAATGGTAGAAGACGTCTGTGTGTACAACCTGACCAGCTCAATATTAGCCTACACGATGTCCAGGAACGACGACCAATCCGTGTTTAGATGCTCGGTCAGCAATGACCTTGTAAAAGCCGACAAAGACTATGACAACCCACACGAGGACACCAAAACCATTCGTGTTCTCT ACAAAGTAGGTAGCCCCATCATTGAGGTGACCCCAAACAAAACTGAGTTTACCGCGGGCTCCTTTGTCATTCTGTCCTGTAACGCCAATGGCTACCCGAGTCCCCTGATTGACAATCACATCAACTATCTCCTCTGGACATTCACGCCCCATGGTAAAAGTGATGACGTCATTCTTATCTCCAACAATGGCCTCCTGAGTCTGGAGAACCTACAGCACAAGGATTCTGGAAGATACACCTGTACCGCTCACAATGGCTTCAATGGCAAAACCTTCAGCAGCAGCAACCACGTGGACCTCTCTATTCACCCAGGTAAAACAGAGAACCAAAGCAATGTATGCTAA